TTGAGTTTGGTATTTTGGATGGTCGAGTGATTCTTATAGATGAAATATTCACACCTGACTCTTCACGTTTTTGGGCAAAAGAGAAATATGAGCTCGATGTTGAGATCGATAGTATGGATAAGGAACCGGTACGTTCTTACCTTGCAACCTCTTCGTGGGATAAGAATAGTGTGCCTGATCCACTTCCACAAGAAGTTGTAGAAGAGACGACACGGCGTTATGTAGATATTTATTATAGATTAACCAATACAAATACTAATGATTCGCCATTCTGAGGAGGAACGAACAGACATGATTAAAGCAACCGTTTATGTCACCATCAAAAAGAGCGTACTTGACCCACAAGGGGTAGCCGTGCAGGGAGCACTTCATTCTATAGGATTTCAAGAAGTTGAAAGTCTTCGTATCGGTAAATACATGGAACTAAACCTAGATACGGATGATCGTGCTGAAGCAGAAATACGACTAAAGGCGATGTGCGAGAAGCTTTTGGCGAACACGGTAGTCGAGGATTACCGTTACGAATTGGAGGGCTGAACCCATGAAATTTGCTGTCATTGTGTTTCCGGGTTCTAACTGTGATATTGATTGCTATAAAGCGGTAGAGGATACAGTAGGAGAGTCCGTAGATTATGTATGGCACACAGCTACTGACCTATCAGCGTATGACTGTATTCTTATTCCGGGCGGCTTCTCTTATGGTGACTATTTACGATGTGGTGCCATTTCGCGGTTCGCTCCTGTCATGTCTGAGGTGGCTAAGGCTGCTGAACAGGGTAAGTTCATTCTTGGGATTTGTAATGGGTTCCAGATTCTAACGGAAGCGGGTCTTCTACCAGGCGCTTTACGCCGCAATATGTCGATGAAGTTCCGTTGTCATGATACAGTGCTTAAGGTGGTCAACAACGATACACCATTCACGCGCGAGTATAGTAAGGATGAGGAAATTACGATTCCAATCGCACATGGTGAAGGCAATTATTATTGTGATGAAGAGACGCTTGCGAAGATAAAAGCAAACAACCAAATTGTATTTACGTATAGCGATAACCCTAACGGATCCTTGGATGATATTGCAGGCATATGTAATGAGCGTGGCAATGTCATGGGTATGATGCCACATCCAGAACGGGCAGTTGACACATTGTTAGGTTCTGAAGATGGCAAACGCATGTTCACATCTATATTGAAGTCTTGGAGGGATTTACATGACGCAGCAGCAAATGTCCGTTAAAGAACCGACCGCAGACCAAATTGCGGAGCATCACATATATCAGCAAATGGGTGTATCGGATCGCGAATACGAGCTGATCTGTGGGTTCATGGGCCGTAAGCCCAATTATACGGAAATTGGCGTATTCAGCGTAATGTGGTCAGAGCATTGTGCATATAAGAACTCTAAGCCTCTGCTTCGTCGCTTCCCAACGACGGGACCTCGTGTTCTAATGGGTCCTGGTGAGGGTGCGGGTATTGTCGATATTGGTGATAATCAAGCTGTTGTATTTAAGATTGAAAGTCATAATCATCCTTCGGCTATCGAACCTTTCCAAGGTGCCGCAACAGGGGTAGGAGGAATCATCCGCGATATTTTCTCGATGGGTGCTAGACCGATTGCTGTATTAAATTCCTTGCGCTTCGGTAAGCTTGAGAGCGATCGT
The nucleotide sequence above comes from Paenibacillus sp. IHBB 10380. Encoded proteins:
- the purS gene encoding phosphoribosylformylglycinamidine synthase subunit PurS, encoding MIKATVYVTIKKSVLDPQGVAVQGALHSIGFQEVESLRIGKYMELNLDTDDRAEAEIRLKAMCEKLLANTVVEDYRYELEG
- the purQ gene encoding phosphoribosylformylglycinamidine synthase subunit PurQ, producing the protein MKFAVIVFPGSNCDIDCYKAVEDTVGESVDYVWHTATDLSAYDCILIPGGFSYGDYLRCGAISRFAPVMSEVAKAAEQGKFILGICNGFQILTEAGLLPGALRRNMSMKFRCHDTVLKVVNNDTPFTREYSKDEEITIPIAHGEGNYYCDEETLAKIKANNQIVFTYSDNPNGSLDDIAGICNERGNVMGMMPHPERAVDTLLGSEDGKRMFTSILKSWRDLHDAAANVR